In the genome of Cryptococcus neoformans var. neoformans B-3501A chromosome 5, whole genome shotgun sequence, the window AGACTTGCATGAAAGACTGTACACACCCTCGTGATCTGATCCGCCGGTACACCCTTCAACGCTCCCACCTGTTGTCTAATCATCTCCACAATCTCATCTCCCACATCACCTTGAATAAcaatttcctcctctccttgaGGTGTCTTGCTTACGCTACTACCGGTAGCAAATTTCCCTGCGAATTGTTTGGCAGCCTTTTTGAGGTCAACGCCGAACAATTCGAGGTTTTGGATATGTGTTTGGTGCTTGCGCTTCGTGCGTTCAGAGCGCTTAATGATGATCTATTTAAAAGAATGAATATACGAAGCATTTACGCAGGAATCCAAAAAGGATGTCTCATACCTTGGtctgttccttctttttggcTTCGGCTTCAGCCTTCTTAgcagctttcttctccaacttgGCCGCATCCGCTTCGAGCTTCTCCTGCTTGTCCAAAGAAAGGGTACCAATTCGACTCGCCAAAGCGCCTGCAGATTCGATCAGCGTTCCTTGCTCTAGTATCACATAATATTATGTGATAAGATTGGATGCCGCCTCACCTTCACCCCATACCCTCTCATACTCATCCTTGTCCTGCTCTTCAAGCCATGCCTTGCACTTTGAAACTGATGGTCCGAACTCGCAGTATTCGGTGGGCAAACTGCAAACTGCACAGTAGAAGGGGTGAA includes:
- a CDS encoding hypothetical protein (Match to EST gb|CF191004.1|CF191004; HMMPfam hit to SUI1, Translation initiation factor SUI1, score: 86.2, E(): 8.5e-23), giving the protein MASAVSGPSTKQVHPFYCAVCSLPTEYCEFGPSVSKCKAWLEEQDKDEYERVWGEGALASRIGTLSLDKQEKLEADAAKLEKKAAKKAEAEAKKKEQTKIIIKRSERTKRKHQTHIQNLELFGVDLKKAAKQFAGKFATGSSVSKTPQGEEEIVIQGDVGDEIVEMIRQQVGALKGVPADQITRVEVKKKKEAEEPAA